The Hymenobacter sp. DG01 genome has a segment encoding these proteins:
- a CDS encoding M28 family metallopeptidase, producing the protein MKHAYPLLLRQACHLAGAFLALGLPLAHAQAQDLPRAWQTITTLASPAFQGRGYVRGGDQKAARYLQKRFRALGLQPLTPDYRQPFVLDVNAFPGKLDLELSFGMLRFPGLGSAQRLRPGHDFIADPASGAGKVGGPFSAVPLVRFDTLTFTDAGAQQQLLRQAWHGGGLVLRAADERRLAMLPLPVRQHLDSAALRLTLVPKLTASLAAEQAPQMRLQVLDSVWTSLPGTGSGPTVALVASRVQATLRRQYQTQNIVGYLPGRIQPDSFLVVSAHYDHLGRMGRRTYFPGANDNASGIAMLLELAAHYARPENQPAYSLVFIAFGAEEAGLLGSRYFVEHPLVPLPRIHFLLNLDLLGTGEQGATVVNGRLWERQFAQLTDLNKAGQYLPALGARGRAANSDHYPFSERGVPAFFLYTRGGSPAYHDVHDRPENLSLAGFAGAFQLLRDFLNQQGAR; encoded by the coding sequence ATGAAACACGCCTACCCCCTATTGCTGCGGCAAGCCTGCCATCTGGCCGGAGCCTTCCTGGCTCTGGGCCTACCCCTGGCTCACGCCCAAGCCCAGGACCTGCCCCGGGCTTGGCAAACCATTACTACTCTGGCCTCGCCTGCCTTCCAGGGGCGCGGATACGTGCGCGGAGGCGACCAGAAAGCGGCCCGTTACCTGCAGAAAAGGTTCCGGGCGCTCGGCTTGCAGCCGCTCACCCCCGATTACCGGCAGCCGTTTGTGCTGGATGTAAACGCGTTTCCGGGCAAACTGGACCTAGAGCTTAGCTTCGGGATGCTCCGCTTTCCGGGTCTGGGCAGCGCCCAGCGTCTCCGCCCTGGCCACGACTTTATTGCGGACCCGGCTTCGGGTGCTGGCAAGGTTGGGGGTCCTTTTTCGGCTGTACCGCTAGTACGCTTTGATACCCTGACCTTCACCGATGCTGGGGCCCAGCAGCAACTACTACGGCAGGCCTGGCACGGCGGCGGGCTGGTGCTGCGGGCCGCCGATGAGCGCCGCTTGGCTATGTTGCCCCTGCCGGTGCGCCAGCACCTAGATTCGGCGGCGCTGCGCTTAACCCTGGTTCCCAAGCTCACGGCTTCTTTGGCCGCCGAGCAGGCTCCGCAGATGCGCCTGCAAGTGCTGGATTCCGTGTGGACCAGCCTGCCCGGTACTGGTAGTGGCCCTACGGTGGCGCTGGTAGCCTCACGCGTACAGGCTACGCTACGGCGCCAGTACCAAACCCAGAATATTGTGGGCTACCTGCCTGGCCGCATCCAACCCGATTCGTTTTTGGTGGTTTCGGCGCACTACGACCACCTGGGCCGTATGGGCCGGCGCACCTACTTCCCCGGGGCCAACGACAACGCCAGCGGCATAGCTATGCTTCTGGAGCTGGCCGCCCACTACGCCCGCCCCGAAAACCAGCCAGCGTACTCGTTGGTCTTCATTGCTTTCGGGGCCGAAGAAGCCGGCCTGCTTGGCTCCCGGTATTTCGTCGAGCACCCATTGGTGCCGCTGCCCCGCATCCATTTCCTGCTGAACCTTGATTTGCTGGGCACTGGCGAGCAGGGTGCTACGGTTGTTAATGGTCGGCTGTGGGAGCGGCAGTTTGCCCAACTAACGGACCTGAATAAGGCTGGCCAGTACCTGCCTGCTCTGGGCGCACGGGGCCGAGCAGCCAACTCCGACCACTACCCCTTTTCCGAGCGTGGAGTGCCCGCCTTCTTCCTCTACACCCGCGGCGGCAGCCCCGCCTACCACGACGTACACGACCGGCCCGAAAATTTGTCGCTGGCGGGTTTTGCCGGCGCCTTCCAGCTGCTTCGTGACTTTCTCAACCAGCAGGGCGCCCGGTAG
- a CDS encoding TonB-dependent receptor, with translation MRRSALLLFFLTISHLLLAQQGTLTGKVTDKKTGEGAIGATVLVTGTTQAAPVELDGSYSLKLAPGTYGITIQSIGYKTLTFSGISIQADQSTTLNGILEDNAQALKEVVVTGQKQTGTEVAMIQDLKRAEVVVSGMSNDQIVKSLDRDAAEVVKRIPGVTIQNNNFIVIRGLAERYNTVLLNDALTPSAEVDTRSFSFDILPSSVIDRVLIFKSGAPELPGEFGGGVVKVYTKNSVLDNSTSLSLSGWVRNGTTFRNDYMTSQRSSTDWLGFDDGKREKSALLPDEPVKRATTPSDQLTAISRSFRSTTWLPQIGRALPDLRASLGLNRRFDLGSATLSNVTSLSYSSTHEQYDIERNRYLVERDEQTNLPRAQYEYNDERALTSLRIGLIHNWQVRLSSQHRLEFRNFLNQYATDEVVHRTGQNVDGFERDDYALHYQSRTIYSGQLQGTHEVGSKGNTTLSWAGGYNYVFRDEPDYSRYTNFRNTEFNQPFSVNIPTEGNITETSRFFSTLKENTYMGSGQWERRFTGRDTTRANQFKLRAGFYTEYKERDLRNRYFSFIRGLRFNRQDLLGLPIEQIFAPQNLDAVTGFTVDEGTRPEDRYQANNVLVAGYVGAVAPISDKFNLSGGVRVEYNRRRLQGAADYEEVRTIPMPSLNAAYNFTERSLLRLAGSVSVNRPEFREIAPYQYYDFTTNSIILGDSSLKTATIYNADLRYEFYPSRSELISVGVFYKSFRDAIEQVTYNQTSSQLWRTYQNADKAYDVGAELEVRKGLLDITENKYLQRLSFILNASLIYSRVTLANTAQNNGFALSGRPLQGQSPYVVNAGLFYQDDEAKWQISAQYNVIGQRFTFIGDQTQNYSVIEMPRHVIDLAVTKGIGQHLQLKAGVQDLLNQPVRQFYDFNRNSKIGKDERGSFGSYRRGNYSMLGLVYNF, from the coding sequence ATGCGGCGCTCAGCTTTACTGCTTTTCTTCCTGACAATAAGCCACTTGCTCCTGGCTCAGCAAGGAACCTTAACTGGAAAAGTAACCGACAAAAAAACCGGCGAGGGTGCCATCGGTGCTACGGTGCTGGTAACGGGCACCACCCAGGCCGCACCAGTGGAGCTGGACGGCTCCTATTCCCTGAAGCTGGCGCCGGGCACCTACGGCATCACCATTCAATCCATCGGCTACAAAACCCTGACCTTTAGCGGCATCAGCATTCAGGCCGACCAGAGCACCACCCTCAACGGCATATTAGAAGATAATGCGCAGGCCCTGAAAGAAGTAGTGGTAACGGGCCAGAAGCAGACCGGCACCGAGGTAGCCATGATTCAGGACCTGAAGCGGGCTGAAGTGGTGGTGAGCGGTATGAGCAACGACCAGATTGTGAAAAGCTTGGACCGCGACGCGGCCGAAGTGGTGAAGCGCATTCCGGGCGTGACAATTCAGAACAACAACTTTATTGTGATTCGGGGTCTGGCTGAGCGCTACAACACGGTGCTGCTGAACGACGCCCTCACGCCCTCGGCGGAGGTAGATACCCGCTCGTTTTCCTTTGATATCCTGCCCAGCTCGGTGATTGACCGGGTTCTGATTTTTAAGTCGGGGGCACCGGAGTTGCCCGGCGAGTTTGGCGGCGGCGTAGTGAAGGTATATACCAAGAACAGCGTGCTGGACAACTCTACCAGCCTGAGCCTTTCGGGGTGGGTGCGCAATGGCACTACCTTCCGCAATGACTACATGACCAGCCAACGTAGTAGCACCGACTGGCTGGGATTTGATGACGGCAAACGGGAGAAATCGGCCCTGCTGCCCGACGAGCCGGTAAAGCGGGCTACCACCCCCAGTGACCAGCTTACGGCCATCAGCCGTTCATTCCGTAGCACTACGTGGCTTCCCCAGATAGGGCGGGCCCTCCCCGACCTGCGCGCTTCCCTGGGCCTGAACCGCCGCTTTGACCTCGGTTCGGCAACCCTGAGCAACGTGACGTCCCTTTCCTACTCCAGCACCCACGAGCAGTACGATATTGAGCGCAACCGCTACCTGGTAGAGCGCGACGAACAAACCAACCTGCCCCGGGCTCAGTACGAGTACAACGATGAGCGCGCCCTGACCAGCCTGCGCATTGGCCTGATTCATAACTGGCAGGTACGCCTGAGCAGCCAGCACCGGCTGGAGTTCCGCAACTTCCTGAACCAGTACGCCACCGACGAGGTAGTGCACCGCACCGGCCAGAACGTGGACGGGTTTGAGCGCGACGACTACGCCCTGCATTACCAGAGCCGCACTATTTACTCGGGCCAGCTGCAGGGCACGCACGAGGTAGGCAGCAAGGGCAACACTACCCTCTCCTGGGCCGGTGGCTATAACTATGTGTTCCGCGACGAGCCCGACTACAGCCGCTACACCAACTTCCGGAACACCGAGTTCAACCAGCCTTTCAGCGTGAATATCCCCACGGAAGGCAACATCACGGAAACCAGCCGCTTCTTTTCGACTCTCAAGGAAAACACCTACATGGGCAGCGGCCAGTGGGAGCGGCGCTTTACGGGCCGCGACACTACCCGTGCCAACCAGTTCAAGCTGCGGGCTGGTTTCTATACCGAGTACAAGGAGCGGGACCTGCGCAACCGTTACTTCTCCTTTATCCGGGGGCTGCGCTTTAACCGCCAGGACTTGCTGGGCCTGCCGATTGAGCAGATTTTCGCCCCGCAAAACCTGGACGCCGTTACCGGTTTCACCGTGGATGAAGGCACGCGCCCCGAGGACCGCTACCAGGCCAACAACGTGCTGGTGGCCGGCTACGTGGGTGCCGTGGCCCCGATTTCCGACAAGTTCAACCTCTCGGGCGGGGTGCGGGTAGAGTATAACCGCCGCCGCCTGCAGGGTGCCGCCGACTACGAGGAAGTGCGCACCATCCCGATGCCTTCGTTGAATGCGGCCTATAACTTCACGGAGCGCTCCTTGCTGCGCCTGGCCGGTAGCGTGAGCGTCAACCGGCCCGAGTTCCGGGAAATTGCGCCCTATCAGTATTACGACTTTACCACCAACTCCATTATTCTGGGGGATTCCAGCCTGAAAACGGCCACGATTTACAACGCCGACCTGCGCTACGAGTTCTACCCTTCCCGCTCGGAGCTGATTTCGGTGGGTGTGTTTTATAAGTCGTTCCGCGACGCCATTGAGCAGGTAACCTACAACCAGACCAGCAGCCAGCTCTGGCGCACCTACCAGAATGCCGACAAAGCCTACGACGTAGGAGCCGAACTGGAGGTACGCAAAGGCCTGCTCGACATTACGGAAAACAAGTACTTGCAGCGTCTCTCCTTTATTCTGAACGCCTCCCTGATTTATAGCCGCGTGACCCTGGCCAACACGGCCCAGAACAACGGCTTTGCGCTGTCGGGGCGGCCGCTGCAGGGCCAGTCGCCGTACGTGGTGAACGCCGGCTTGTTCTACCAGGACGACGAGGCCAAGTGGCAGATTTCGGCTCAGTACAACGTTATCGGGCAGCGCTTCACCTTCATCGGCGACCAGACCCAGAACTACTCTGTAATTGAGATGCCGCGCCACGTAATTGACCTGGCCGTAACCAAAGGCATTGGGCAGCATCTGCAGCTGAAGGCCGGGGTGCAGGACCTGCTCAACCAGCCCGTACGGCAGTTCTACGACTTCAACCGCAACAGCAAAATCGGGAAGGATGAGCGGGGCTCCTTCGGCAGCTACCGTCGCGGCAACTACTCCATGCTGGGGCTGGTGTACAACTTCTAA
- a CDS encoding glycosyltransferase, with product MPKLRVLHLPKWYPHRYDDQDGDFVARHVAAIAQATAPEVETAVLLATVARGPLARVVEWEKDFAGPVPTLRYYYRQRLTGIGPLDKLLKLGLYFWCLSRGYRRLLRHWGAPPDLVHVHVLLRTGLWAWWQRWCQGIPYLITEHWTLYLPARAGHIGWLRRLLTRWVVGRAAALHTVSESLRDAMRGLGFRNQRSAVIANVVDTDLFRPAPTPRVAGQLLVVSAFHDSVKNISGILRVVARLRPHYPHLRLRLAGYGPDEPLLRRQAAELGLLSEGTVTFLGKLAHPVVAAEMQRASALVSFSRAETFGCVLLEARATGCPAVGPATGGVPELFQPPGRFGLLVPPDDEGALAESLTAVLQQTVRFEAEQLRTDAVSRCSYLLVGQAFYQLYTILLAGAGPNSGESSAS from the coding sequence ATGCCCAAGCTCCGCGTTCTGCACCTGCCCAAGTGGTACCCTCACCGCTACGACGACCAGGATGGCGACTTTGTAGCGCGGCACGTAGCGGCCATTGCTCAGGCTACGGCTCCTGAAGTGGAAACTGCTGTGCTGCTGGCCACCGTGGCGCGCGGACCCTTAGCCCGGGTGGTAGAATGGGAGAAAGACTTCGCGGGACCAGTCCCGACGCTGCGTTACTACTACCGGCAACGACTTACGGGTATCGGGCCGCTGGATAAGCTGCTGAAGCTGGGGCTGTATTTCTGGTGTCTCAGCCGGGGCTACCGCCGCCTACTGCGCCACTGGGGCGCCCCACCCGACCTGGTGCATGTGCATGTGCTGTTGCGCACAGGACTATGGGCGTGGTGGCAGCGGTGGTGCCAGGGCATTCCCTACCTCATTACAGAGCACTGGACGCTTTACCTACCCGCGCGGGCCGGGCACATCGGCTGGTTGCGCCGGCTCCTAACCCGGTGGGTGGTAGGCCGGGCAGCGGCCCTGCACACGGTGTCAGAAAGCCTGCGGGACGCCATGCGCGGCCTGGGCTTCCGTAACCAACGCAGCGCCGTTATTGCCAATGTGGTAGATACCGACCTGTTCCGGCCCGCCCCTACCCCCCGCGTGGCCGGGCAACTGCTGGTAGTTTCGGCGTTTCATGATTCGGTGAAGAACATCAGCGGCATTCTGCGGGTAGTAGCCCGCCTGCGCCCTCACTACCCCCACCTGCGCCTGCGTCTGGCTGGCTACGGTCCCGATGAACCTTTGCTGCGCAGGCAAGCGGCTGAGCTGGGCCTGCTCTCCGAGGGTACGGTGACGTTTCTGGGCAAGCTGGCGCACCCGGTCGTAGCCGCCGAAATGCAGCGCGCATCAGCATTGGTGTCCTTCAGCAGGGCCGAAACGTTTGGCTGCGTGCTGCTGGAAGCCCGCGCTACGGGCTGCCCGGCAGTGGGCCCGGCTACCGGCGGCGTGCCCGAGCTGTTTCAGCCTCCGGGCCGGTTTGGGCTCCTGGTGCCCCCCGATGATGAGGGCGCCCTGGCCGAATCCCTTACCGCCGTGCTGCAACAAACCGTACGCTTTGAGGCCGAGCAGCTGCGCACCGATGCCGTAAGCCGGTGCAGCTACCTCCTCGTAGGTCAGGCGTTTTACCAACTATATACTATCCTGCTGGCTGGCGCCGGCCCGAATTCGGGCGAAAGCAGTGCATCTTAG
- a CDS encoding lipopolysaccharide biosynthesis protein: MLRRIIQNFATRLGTALLSFGIVWLTARYLGAAGRGAVSLFVTDCAALLLFIGLLGGSSLIYLAPRRNLWHLLLPAYAWAVAVCLGGTALVALFRQPGPEYLLHLAGLSVLQAFFSINTALVLGRRRESAYNLLTLSQVTLLAGGLVLAFGAGGQWLSVRSYYWASYLAFGLPLLLSFLPLLRQPDRRRRLGRRLRATTRELARHSRGAHFSNILAFANYRLGYYFVAHYADIRAVGILSVGVALVEAVWLIPRSTALIQYVDLVHAGSAAPLPPSALRVARLTVLGTAAALGTLIILPTALLTTVFGAEFGAARPVMVLLAPGAVLMAVQMLVSSYFAGLAHYRINNLASVVGLGVTLLACALLIPYFGILGAAGAATLSYGASTIFLLHHFRRATGTPPSALLLPRPADAGYCWQLLRQRLG, translated from the coding sequence ATGCTTCGTCGCATTATTCAAAACTTTGCTACCCGCCTGGGTACGGCTTTGCTCAGCTTCGGCATCGTCTGGCTGACGGCGCGCTACCTGGGGGCCGCGGGGCGGGGCGCCGTGAGCTTGTTCGTAACGGATTGCGCGGCGCTGCTGCTGTTTATTGGGCTGCTGGGAGGCTCTTCGCTGATTTACCTAGCTCCGCGCCGCAACCTCTGGCACCTGCTGCTTCCGGCCTATGCCTGGGCGGTGGCCGTCTGCCTAGGGGGCACGGCGCTGGTGGCCCTGTTTCGCCAGCCCGGCCCCGAGTACCTACTGCACCTGGCGGGCCTGAGCGTGCTGCAGGCTTTCTTCTCCATTAATACGGCCCTGGTGCTGGGCCGGCGCCGCGAGTCCGCCTACAACCTGCTCACTCTAAGCCAGGTAACGCTACTGGCCGGCGGCCTGGTCCTGGCGTTTGGGGCCGGCGGGCAATGGCTGTCGGTGCGCTCCTACTACTGGGCTTCCTACCTGGCTTTCGGGCTCCCGCTGCTGCTAAGCTTTCTGCCTTTGCTCCGGCAGCCCGACCGGCGCCGACGCCTGGGCCGGCGCCTCCGGGCTACCACCCGCGAGTTGGCCCGCCATAGCCGAGGCGCTCATTTCTCCAATATTCTGGCCTTTGCCAACTACCGCCTTGGCTACTACTTTGTGGCGCATTACGCAGATATCCGGGCCGTGGGCATCCTGTCAGTAGGCGTGGCGTTGGTGGAAGCCGTGTGGCTGATTCCGCGCAGTACGGCCCTGATCCAGTACGTGGACTTAGTGCACGCTGGCTCGGCCGCCCCCCTCCCCCCCTCGGCGCTGCGGGTGGCCCGGCTCACGGTGCTGGGTACGGCTGCGGCCCTCGGCACGCTTATCATATTGCCCACAGCCCTGCTCACGACCGTGTTCGGGGCGGAGTTTGGGGCGGCCCGGCCGGTGATGGTGTTGCTGGCTCCCGGCGCGGTTCTGATGGCAGTACAGATGCTGGTGAGCAGTTACTTTGCCGGCCTGGCCCACTACCGCATCAATAACCTGGCCTCGGTGGTGGGGCTGGGCGTAACGCTGCTGGCATGCGCCCTGCTGATTCCGTATTTCGGTATTCTAGGGGCAGCGGGAGCGGCTACGCTTTCGTATGGGGCATCCACCATCTTTTTGCTGCACCATTTCCGCCGGGCTACAGGCACGCCCCCTTCAGCCCTACTGCTTCCGCGGCCAGCCGATGCCGGATACTGTTGGCAGCTGCTGCGCCAGCGCCTGGGTTAA
- a CDS encoding T9SS type A sorting domain-containing protein — protein MKKLVLPLLLALATVAPTATQAQTVCPAAPTPITVPQTISSDVTWTSNNIYLLTDRVYVTNGATLTIQPGTIIKGSGLGTLVIEQGSRLLADGLPNKPIVFTSNQPAGSRNRGDWGGIVILGRAPINQPGTPVIEGVPGRTFGGNQPNDNSGILRYVRIEFPGIALTTGNEINGLTLGGVGSGTIIDYVQVYASGDDSFEWFGGTVNAKHLIAVAATDDDFDTDFGFTGKVQYAVTVRDPQQSDVSGSTAFESDNDGNGSALTPLTAPVFSNVSAFLQNVPAVTQFTRAMHLRRNTAISIFNSVFTGWPQGLTLDGAGAQANATSGALVLKNNVLAGISTPYSQQSGGTYNVQGFWENAANANTTLTAASALNLNADNFKALNQNGTPNGTPDFTLPATSPLVTGAAFTDAKLSGDFFDNVAYKGAFGPAGTANWAAGWTNFNPNSTCYNVAGLTLAARTSSDQLQQLAVTPNPAAGETKLRFELKRGGTATVRVLDLTGRQVAAVLTDGKLAAGLQQVALPTNLRAGVYVATVTTNETSQSVRFVVAR, from the coding sequence ATGAAAAAGCTTGTACTCCCTTTGCTGCTGGCGCTGGCTACGGTAGCCCCAACCGCTACCCAGGCCCAGACGGTATGCCCCGCCGCCCCTACCCCGATTACGGTGCCGCAAACCATTTCCAGCGATGTTACCTGGACCAGCAACAACATCTACCTGCTCACTGACCGGGTGTACGTGACCAACGGCGCTACGCTAACCATTCAGCCGGGCACCATTATCAAGGGCTCGGGCCTGGGGACGCTGGTAATTGAACAAGGCTCGCGCTTGCTGGCCGACGGCCTGCCCAACAAGCCCATTGTATTTACCTCCAACCAGCCAGCCGGCAGCCGTAACCGCGGCGACTGGGGCGGCATCGTGATTCTGGGCCGCGCCCCCATCAACCAGCCCGGCACCCCCGTAATTGAGGGGGTACCCGGCCGTACGTTTGGGGGTAACCAACCCAACGATAACTCCGGGATTCTGCGCTACGTGCGCATTGAGTTTCCAGGCATTGCCCTTACCACTGGCAACGAAATCAACGGTCTGACCCTGGGCGGGGTCGGCTCGGGCACTATTATCGACTACGTGCAGGTGTACGCCTCCGGCGACGACTCCTTCGAGTGGTTCGGGGGCACCGTAAACGCCAAGCACCTGATAGCCGTAGCCGCCACCGACGACGACTTCGACACCGACTTTGGCTTTACGGGCAAGGTGCAGTATGCCGTAACCGTGCGCGACCCGCAACAGTCCGACGTATCGGGCTCCACGGCGTTTGAGTCGGACAACGATGGGAACGGCTCGGCCCTGACGCCCCTGACCGCGCCGGTGTTCTCCAACGTCAGTGCCTTTCTGCAGAACGTACCGGCCGTAACGCAGTTTACCCGGGCCATGCACCTGCGCCGTAACACGGCCATTTCCATCTTCAACTCGGTATTCACGGGTTGGCCCCAAGGGCTGACGCTTGACGGCGCCGGCGCCCAGGCCAACGCCACCAGCGGTGCCCTGGTACTGAAAAATAACGTATTGGCGGGCATCAGCACGCCGTACTCGCAGCAGTCGGGCGGCACCTACAACGTGCAGGGCTTCTGGGAAAACGCCGCCAACGCCAACACTACCCTGACGGCGGCCTCGGCCCTGAACCTGAACGCCGACAACTTCAAGGCTCTGAACCAGAACGGCACCCCCAACGGCACGCCCGATTTTACCCTGCCGGCTACCTCGCCCCTGGTAACGGGCGCCGCGTTTACCGATGCCAAGCTCAGCGGTGACTTTTTTGACAATGTAGCGTACAAGGGCGCTTTCGGGCCAGCTGGCACTGCCAACTGGGCGGCCGGCTGGACCAACTTCAACCCCAACTCAACCTGCTATAACGTGGCGGGCCTGACCCTGGCGGCCCGTACTTCCTCCGACCAGCTCCAGCAGCTGGCCGTAACCCCCAACCCAGCGGCCGGCGAAACCAAGCTGCGCTTTGAGCTGAAGCGTGGCGGCACGGCCACGGTACGCGTGCTGGACCTGACGGGCCGGCAGGTAGCCGCTGTGCTGACGGATGGCAAGCTGGCTGCCGGGCTGCAGCAGGTAGCCCTGCCCACCAACCTGCGGGCCGGCGTGTACGTGGCCACCGTTACCACCAACGAAACCAGCCAATCGGTACGCTTCGTGGTAGCCAGATAA
- a CDS encoding YicC/YloC family endoribonuclease: MLHSMTGYGIAHRETDRYSVTVEIKSLNSKTLDLSLRLPRFLLDRELEIRNLVTKSLIRGKVNLNLDFVRPRATGAQGSIVNKEALTVACRELQELSQVVGLSLEQLTAVAHALPGALRIPTDATAATEEEEETPWEELLPLLQEALDRVNQFRRDEGQALTTEILGYVDRIRILLAEVERHDPTRIEQVRQRLQTHLAEVTSSEHFNATRFEQEILHYIEKLDIAEEKVRLINHLHYFAETAGLPEPTGKKLAFISQEIGREINTIGSKANDSTIQHLVVSMKEELEKIKEQINNIL; encoded by the coding sequence ATGCTGCACTCCATGACCGGCTACGGAATCGCCCACCGCGAAACCGACCGCTACTCCGTCACCGTCGAGATTAAGTCGCTTAACTCCAAAACCCTTGATCTGAGTCTGCGTCTTCCGCGCTTTCTGCTGGATCGGGAGCTGGAAATCCGCAACCTGGTCACTAAAAGTCTGATTCGGGGTAAAGTCAACCTCAACCTGGACTTTGTGCGGCCCCGGGCCACCGGGGCCCAGGGCTCTATTGTTAATAAGGAGGCCCTGACGGTTGCCTGCCGGGAGTTGCAGGAACTCAGCCAGGTAGTAGGTCTTTCCCTGGAGCAGCTCACGGCCGTGGCCCATGCCCTGCCCGGGGCCCTGCGCATCCCCACCGATGCTACGGCCGCCACGGAGGAAGAGGAGGAAACACCGTGGGAAGAGCTGCTACCCCTGTTGCAGGAGGCCTTAGACCGCGTCAACCAGTTCCGGCGCGATGAAGGCCAGGCCCTGACCACCGAAATTCTGGGTTACGTGGACCGCATCCGGATTCTGCTCGCCGAAGTGGAGCGCCACGATCCGACCCGGATTGAGCAGGTCCGGCAGCGCCTGCAAACCCACCTGGCGGAAGTAACCAGCAGTGAGCATTTCAACGCTACCCGTTTCGAGCAGGAGATACTCCATTATATTGAAAAGCTTGACATTGCCGAGGAAAAAGTGCGGTTAATCAACCATTTGCACTACTTCGCCGAAACGGCCGGACTACCGGAGCCCACCGGTAAGAAATTAGCCTTTATTTCGCAGGAAATTGGTCGGGAAATCAACACCATCGGGTCCAAAGCCAACGACTCCACCATCCAGCATTTGGTGGTGAGCATGAAGGAAGAGCTCGAGAAGATCAAGGAACAAATCAACAACATTCTCTAA
- a CDS encoding VanZ family protein has protein sequence MITPAPPPSRRRALVALPLAWAALVFLLTLTPSQEMPRTPHWELLAFDTAAHAFVFLVQATLAVFSARRQSWFPRLRAQAFRLVFLMTVGMGAFIEVLQMHMNLGRHGEWSDLLSDTLGVGAGLLLMWLSRRFWQ, from the coding sequence TTGATTACCCCAGCGCCGCCCCCGTCCCGCCGCCGGGCCCTTGTGGCCCTGCCGCTGGCGTGGGCGGCGCTGGTGTTTCTCCTGACGCTGACTCCGTCGCAGGAAATGCCCCGCACTCCACACTGGGAGCTGCTGGCCTTCGACACGGCCGCCCACGCCTTCGTTTTTCTGGTGCAGGCCACGCTGGCTGTTTTCTCCGCCCGGCGACAGTCCTGGTTTCCGCGGCTGCGGGCTCAGGCCTTCCGCTTGGTCTTCCTGATGACGGTTGGCATGGGCGCTTTTATTGAAGTGCTGCAGATGCACATGAACCTAGGCCGCCACGGCGAGTGGTCTGACCTGCTCAGCGATACGCTGGGGGTAGGGGCAGGCCTGCTGCTGATGTGGCTCAGCCGCCGTTTCTGGCAATGA
- the gcvH gene encoding glycine cleavage system protein GcvH, with product MNLPASLKYTKEHEWIRVEGDVAIIGITDHAQKELGDIVYVDIDTLDKEVTQNEVFGTVEAVKTVSDLFSPITGTVLEINDKLDGSPELVNSDPYGDGWMIKMSIGNAAELEALLSAEAYGELVGA from the coding sequence ATGAATCTGCCCGCCAGCCTGAAGTACACGAAAGAGCACGAATGGATCCGCGTGGAAGGCGATGTTGCCATCATCGGCATCACCGACCATGCCCAGAAGGAACTCGGCGATATTGTGTACGTGGACATTGACACCCTCGACAAAGAAGTAACCCAGAACGAGGTATTTGGCACCGTGGAGGCCGTAAAAACCGTTTCTGACCTGTTCAGCCCCATTACCGGCACCGTACTCGAAATCAACGACAAGCTGGATGGCAGCCCCGAACTGGTAAACTCCGACCCCTACGGCGACGGCTGGATGATTAAAATGTCTATCGGCAACGCCGCCGAGCTGGAAGCCCTGCTGTCGGCAGAGGCCTACGGCGAGCTGGTAGGCGCTTAA